The Chaetodon trifascialis isolate fChaTrf1 chromosome 17, fChaTrf1.hap1, whole genome shotgun sequence genome has a segment encoding these proteins:
- the LOC139345533 gene encoding secretagogin-like yields MDGALHSLDAAAFLHIWQHFDADDNGYIDGKELDAFFQHMLGTFGMKREETTEDHIRRLRQRLMSARDSTADGRLQIQELATMMLPEEENFLLLFRRETPLDNSVEFMRIWRKYDSDSSGFISATELKGFLQDLFLQHRKSITPSKLQEYTDSMMKMFDKNKDGRLDLNDLARILALKENFLLKFKMDACSQEDRKRDFDKIFAHYDVSKTGALEGPEVDGFVKDMMELVKPSISGTDLDKFRKALLGHCDINGDGKIQKNELALCLGLKLS; encoded by the exons atggacgGCGCCCTGCACAGCCTGGACGCGGCGGCTTTCCTGCACATCTGGCAGCATTTCGACGCCGACG ATAACGGGTACATCGACGGAAAGGAGCTGGACGCCTTCTTTCAGCACATGCTGGGGACGTTTGGGATGAAG AGGGAGGAGACAACCGAGGACCACATCAggagactgagacagagactCATGTCTGCTCGGGACTCCACAGCTGATGGACGTCTGCAGATCCAAGAG CTGGCCACCATGATGCTGCCAGAGGAGGAGAACTTCCTGCTCCTGTTTCGCAGAGAGACGCCGCTGGACAACAGCGTGGAGTTCATGAGG ATCTGGAGGAAATACGACTCTGACAGCAGCGGCTTCATCTCAGCCACCGAGCTCAAG GGCTTCCTTCAGGACCTCTTCCTCCAGCACAGGAAGTCCATCACCCCCAGCAAGCTGCAGGAGTACACGGACAGCATG ATGAAGATGTTTGACAAAAATAAGGACGGCAGACTGGACCTGAACGACCTGGCCAG AATTCTGGCCCTGAAAGAGAACTTCCTGCTGAAGTTTAAGATGGAC GCTTGCAGTCaagaggacaggaagagagacTTCGACAAGATCTTCGCTCACTATGATGTT aGTAAGACCGGTGCGTTGGAGGGCCCTGAAGTGGATGGATTTGTGAAGGACATGATGGAGCTGGTGAAG CCCAGCATCAGTGGCACAGACCTGGACAAATTCAGGAAAGCCCTGCTGGGTCACTGCGACATCAACGGAGACGGAAAGATCCAGAAGAACGAGCTGGCTCTCTGCCTCGGCCTCAAGCTCAGCTAA
- the LOC139346073 gene encoding adhesive plaque matrix protein-like, which yields MASGFCVRSGGSSSITPIFKGAENERSYKPASAPSTESYAQPGGPLSGHGPSYTESASFGYLKPAAAPSAGHLGASYGRQVGSYSPDGSAAELSYPAKPQQPSYLAKPQQPQQPQRPSYPAKPQQPQQPQRPSYPPQQPSYPAKPQQPSYPAKPQQPQRPSYPAKPQPQQPQRPSYPAKPQPQRPSYPAKPQPQQPQRPSYPAKPQPQQPQRPSYPAKPQPQQPQRPSYPAKPQPQQPQQPQRPSYPANYPAKPQPQQPQRPSYPAKPQQPSYLAKPQPQQPQRPSYPAKPQQPQQPSYPAKPQPQQPQRPSYPAKPQPQQPQRPSYPAKPQQPSYPAKPQQPQQPAKPQQPSYDNVSQTKVGMWDIAFPQGAASPRSSRPMAPVYAYKWQQMVPVYNALTYGSGGSSGITPLKVTEDKRSYKPDSAPSTESYAQPGGPLSGHGPSYTESASFGYLKPAAAPSAGHLGASYGRQVGSYSPDGSAAELSYPAKPQQPSYLAKPQQPQQPQRPSYPAKPQQPQQPQRPSYPAKPQQPSYPAKPQQPQQPSYPAKPQQPQQPQRPSYPAKPQQPQRPSYPAKPQQPQQPSYPAKPQQPSYPAKPQQPQRPSYPAKPQPQQPSYPAKPQRPSYPAKPQPQQPQRPSYPSKPQQPSYPAKPQPQRPSYPQPSYPAKPQQPSYPAKPQQPQRPSYPAKPQQPQQPSYPAKPQQPQQPSYPAKPQQPSYPAKPQQPQRPSYPAKPQQPQRPSYPAKPKPQPQQPQRPSYPAKPQQPQRPSYPAKPKPQPQQPQRPSYPAKPQQPSYPAKPQQPSYPPQQPSYPAKPQQPSYPAKPQQPSYDNVSQTKAGMWDFAFPQGAASPRSSRPVAPVYAYKWQRMVPHASPPADMDLSALSGN from the exons ATGGCTTCTGGATTTTGTGTGAG AAGTGGAGGCTCCAGTAGCATCACACCCATCTTTAAAGGGGCTGAAAACGAGCGCAGCTACAAACCTGCTTCAGCTCCTTCCACTGAGAGCTATGCACAGCCTGGAGGTCCTCTGAGTGGCCATGGACCCAGTTACACTGAAAGTGCTTCATTTGGGTATCTAAAGCCTGCTGCTGCACCTAGTGCTGGACATCTTGGCGCTTCTTATGGGAGGCAAGTAGGCAGCTACAGTCCAGATGGAAGTGCGGCCGAGCTGagctacccggccaagccccagcagcccagctacctggccaagccccagcagccccAGCAGCCGCAGCggcccagctacccggccaagccccaacagccccagcagccccagcggcccagctacccg ccccagcagcccagctacccggccaagccccagcagcccagctacccggccaagccccagcagccGCAGCggcccagctacccggccaagccccagccCCAGCAGCCGCAGCggcccagctacccggccaagccccagccccagcggcccagctacccggccaagccccagccCCAGCAGCCGCAGCggcccagctacccggccaagccccagccCCAGCAGCCGCAGCggcccagctacccggccaagccccagccCCAGCAGCCGCAGCggcccagctacccggccaagccccagccccagcagccccagcagccccagcggcccagctacccggccaa ctacccggccaagccccagccccagcagccccagcggcccagctacccggccaagccccagcagcccagctaccTGGCCAAGCCCCAGCCCCAGCAGCCCCAGCggcccagctacccggccaagccccagcagccccagcagcccagctacccggccaagccccagccCCAGCAGCCGCAGCggcccagctacccggccaagccccagccccagcagccccagcggcccagctacccggccaagccccagcagcccagctacccggccaagccccaaCAGCCCCAGCAGCCAGCTaagccccagcagcccagctacGACAATGTGAGCCAAACTAAAGTTGGCATGTGGGACATTGCTTTTCCCCAGGGAGCTGCTTCCCCAAGAAGTTCTAGACCAATGGCACCTGTGTATGCCTACAAGTGGCAGCAAATGGTTCCTGTCTACAATG CACTTACCTATGGAAGTGGAGGCTCCAGTGGCATCACACCCCTCAAAGTGACTGAAGACAAGCGCAGCTACAAACCTGATTCAGCTCCTTCCACTGAGAGCTATGCACAGCCTGGAGGTCCTCTGAGTGGCCATGGACCCAGTTACACAGAAAGTGCTTCATTTGGGTATCTAAAGCCTGCTGCTGCACCTAGTGCTGGACATCTTGGCGCTTCTTATGGGAGGCAAGTAGGCAGCTACAGTCCAGATGGAAGTGCGGCCGAGCTGagctacccggccaagccccagcagcccagctacctggccaagccccagcagccccAGCAGCCGCAGCggcccagctacccggccaagccccaacagccccagcagccccagcggcccagctacccggccaagccccagcagcccagctacccggccaagccccagcagccgcagcagcccagctacccggccaagccccagcagccccAGCAGCCGCAGCggcccagctacccggccaagccccagcagccGCAGCggcccagctacccggccaagccccagcagccgcagcagcccagctacccggccaagccccagcagccgagctacccggccaagccccagcagccGCAGCggcccagctacccggccaagccccagccccagcagcccagttacccggccaagccccagcggcccagctacccggccaagccccagccCCAGCAGCCGCAGCGGCCCAGCTACCCGTccaagccccagcagcccagctacccggccaagccccagccccagcggcccagctacccg cagcccagctacccggccaagccccagcagcccagctacccggccaagccccagcagccGCAGCggcccagctacccggccaagccccaacagccccagcagcccagctacccggccaagccccagcagccgcagcagcccagctacccggccaagccccagcagccGAGCTACCCAGCCAAGCCCCAGCAGCCGCAGCGGCCCAGCTATccggccaagccccagcagccGCAGCGGCCCAGCTATCCGGCCAAGCCCAAGCCCCAGCCCCAGCAGCCCCAGCGGCCCAGCTATccggccaagccccagcagccGCAGCGGCCCAGCTATCCGGCCAAGCCCAAGCCCCAGCCCCAGCAGCCCCAGCggcccagctacccggccaagccccagcagcccagctacccggccaagccccagcagcccagctacccg ccccagcagcccagctacccggccaagccccagcagcccagctacccggccaagccccagcagcccagctacGACAATGTGAGCCAAACTAAAGCTGGCATGTGGGACTTTGCTTTTCCCCAGGGAGCTGCTTCCCCAAGAAGTTCTAGACCAGTAGCACCTGTGTATGCCTACAAGTGGCAGCGAATGGTGCCA CATGcgtctcctcctgcagacatGGATCTATCGGCTCTGAGCGGAAACTGA
- the LOC139346277 gene encoding F-actin-uncapping protein LRRC16A, translating to MSEEKTDIPNELLESVREAVGRRVKLTLRRRVQLEVKGDKVEKKVLALASHRAYLLTARVPSKVEHSFSYLDIQGISSNKPTQLVLEYERGPWSLRLGSLEEVDEVIAHIGSCLHRICPAGSPVKVMRKLSLKPPERTAALQAVWDEQGSADLGPCGGFSHQYWCVCDYLGLPYREEVQWDVDTIYLTQDTRELNLQDFIHLENRDLVAIIAALEHNQWFTKLSAKDYKLSTDVCDQILRVVARSSRLEELVLDNAGLKSDFAQKLAGALSHNPASTLHTLNLSNNSLEDKGVSALSAQLAKLPMGLKHLNLCRTSMSPKGVNSLCQALCANPAVSSALTHLDLSGNSLRGDDLQHLHSFLSHSNCLETLDLSNSDCSLEQVCASLLRGSLKHLSVLNMSKTVFSHRKCKEISSSFKQFFSCAQALSSVSLSGTRLPLEALKALLLGLGCNPNLSDVSLDLSCCELRSGGSQILEGCVAEIPNISSLDISDNGLDMDLTTLLVWLAKNRSIRHLSLGKNFNNIKSKNVAAVLDNLVHMIQEEESPLTSLSLADSKLKADLSIVLNALGSNSSLTKLDISGNAMGDMGAKMLAKALQINTKLRTVVWDRNSVSPQGLQDVAAALEKNYTIRFMPVPIMDAAQALKASPEKTEDALLKMEQYLLRNHETRKYLQEQAYRLQQGIVTTTTQQMVDMMCVKVQDHLNSLRFTETSLVQEDMKVAENLMKDARNSKTLLPNLYHLRSGGSRGACVGAIQDKLESMAGEVARVMDEQLQTMLVSMVDAAEGLCPHVMKRSSLRQELLKAGAGRMTVPRSFITATLLEQSGVDIINKISEVKLSMASFLSDHIVDEILESLSRSQHTLADHLVGKTQPLLRQEPQMETEVLDEVVLQPENHNQEQKQSHKRDQKHGLEDMDTCMMTPKSKRKSILVRMLRPVSVAFEMEFDLDKALEEVPIHVEDPPLLPPPPPQPSDRASAYYGDLPPPPTPLDTKPVCLGELPPVEHVPLEHRTKFRPKPKKRTKPSRMPRDTTRSLAPQEAEQNSIMGKLDEGLEDFFSKKVIKLSFKLPSVRGLSSSTQEAADKKRDSRKSGFFNLIKSRTSRSEKSHGAASITPPSPASSSAAPPSSSVSPVTEETTQISPTLPMKSPGTVAEPQQELHKAPSLDHTDPEVEAPPPAAEPAEDEKEEENVEKKENPLIPRHIGVPVMGMDLLAEMKARQERMAVRKSESPPVLEKVEGDKAKPDVHPAVPADADESRPEPAPRSKPPGVNPKPPPPQATKPPLGPRTSGPLSPASPTSPRPSSTYVTDDSAEAPAGNSSAKGPLPAPRLKRAPSEQEREITSSSPAGPQTPQDVEFPADGDAFEPPGAAVEPGDGGRQWSSLKSSSSPAAAREDDRERAKSLPAYVSPPSLADTDLSPAEEDDPSPGADVKSDSRSEDESGDAPSV from the exons gcCTTGGCATCACATCGAGCCTATCTGCTGACAGCACGGGTCCCTTCCAAG GTCGAACACTCCTTCAGCTACTTGGACATACAGGGAATCAGCAGCAACAAGCCCACTCAG TTGGTGCTGGAGTATGAGCGCGGCCCCTGGAGCCTCCGGCTGGGCTCGCTGGAGGAAGTGGACGAGGTGATCGCTCACATCGGCAGCTGCCTGCACCGGATCTGCCCCGCCGGCTCACCTGT GAAGGTGATGAGGAAGCTGAGTTTGAAGCCTCCGGAGAGGACGGCGGCGCTGCAGGCCGTCTGGGACGAACAGGGCTCGGCGGATCTGGGACCGTGCG GCGGGTTCTCCCATCagtactggtgtgtgtgtgattaccTGGGTCTGCCGTACAGAGAGGAGGTCCAGTGG GATGTGGACACCATCTATCTCACCCAGGACACCAGAGAGCTCAACCTGCAGGACTTCATCCACCTGGAGAACAG ggaTCTGGTGGCGATCATAGCAGCTCTAGAGCACAACCAGTGGTTCACTAAACTCTCGGCCAAAGACTACAAACTg TCGACAGATGTGTGCGACCAGATCCTCCGAGTGGTGGCTCGGTCTAGCCGGCTGGAAGAGCTGGTGCTGGACAACGCTGGGctgaaaag tgATTTTGCTCAGAAACTGGCCGGCGCTCTTTCGCACAACCCGGCCTCCACGCTACACACACTCAACTTGAGCAACAACTCACTGGAGGACAAAG gtgtttctgctctgagcgCTCAGCTGGCCAAGCTGCCGATGGGTCTGAAGCACCTGAACCTCTGCAGGACCTCCATGTCTCCTAAAG gTGTGAACAGCCTCTGTCAGGCTCTGTGTGCCAACCCGGCCGTCTCCTCTGCCCTCACACACCTCGACCTATCAGGAAACTCGCTCAGAGGCGACGACCTGCAG cacCTGCACAGCTTCCTGAGTCACTCGAACTGTCTGGAGACTCTGGATCTGTCCAACAGCGACTGCTCGCTGGAGCAG gTGTGTGCGTCTCTGCTCAGAGGATCTCTGaagcatctgtctgtcctcaacATGTCAAAAACAGTCTTCTCTCACAG GAAGTGTAAAGAGATCTCTTCGTCCTTTAAGCAGTTCTTCAGCTGCGCTCAGGCTCTGAGCTCAGTGAGCCTGTCAGGAACCAGACTGCCGCTGGAGGCTCTGAA AGCGCTGCTGCTGGGACTCGGCTGCAACCCAAACCTCAGTGACGTGTCTCTGGATCTCAGCTGCTGTGAG CTGCGTTCAGGAGGCTCCCAGATCCTGGAGGGCTGCGTCGCTGAGATTCCCAACATCTCCAGTCTGGACATTTCTGACAACG GTCTGGACATGGATCTGACTACCCTGCTGGTCTGGCTGGCCAAGAACCGCTCCATCAGACACCTTTCACTGGGCAAGAACTTCAACAACATCAAGTCCAA GAATGTGGCTGCAGTCCTGGACAACCTGGTTCACATGATCCAAGAGGAGGAATCA CCGCTGACCTCGCTGTCCCTCGCCGACTCCAAGCTGAAGGCCGACCTCTCCATCGTCCTCAACGCTCTCGGCAGCAACTCCTCTCTCACCAAACTGGACATCAGCGGAAATGCCATGGGGGACATGGGGGCCAAGATGCTGGCCAAAGCCCTGCAGATCAACACCAAACTCAG gacagTGGTGTGGGACAGAAACAGCGTCAGTCCTCAGGGTCTGCAGGACGTCGCTGCTGCTTTAGAGAA GAACTACACCATCCGCTTCATGCCTGTTCCCATCATGGATGCTGCTCAGGCGCTGAAGGCGAGcccagagaagacagaggacgcCTTACTGAAG ATGGAGCAGTACCTGCTGAGGAACCATGAGACTCGGAAATACCTCCAGGAGCAGGCGTACCGGCTGCAGCAGGGAATCGTCACCACCACCACGCAGCAG ATGGTCGACATGATGTGCGTGAAGGTGCAGGACCACCTGAACTCTCTGAGGTTCACAGAGACCAGCCTGGTCCAGGAGGACATGAAGGTGGCAGAGAACCTCATGAAAGATGCCAGGAACTCCAAGACA CTGCTCCCCAACCTGTACCACCTGAGGAGCGGGGGGTCCAGAGGAGCGTGCGTGGGAGCCATCCAGGACAAACTGGAGTCGATGGCTGGAGAGGTGGCCAGAGTGATGGACGAACAGCTGCAG ACAATGCTGGTGTCCATGGTGGACGCTGCTGAGGGTCTGTGTCCTcacgtgatgaagaggagcagccTTCgccaggagctgctgaaggccGGGGCAGGGAGGATGACCGTGCCTCGCAGCTTCATCACCGCCACGCTGCTGGAGCAGTCCGGGGTCGACATCATCAACAAGATCAG TGAAGTGAAGCTCAGCATGGCGTCGTTTCTGTCTGATCACATCGTGGACGAAATCCTGGAGTCTCTGTCCAGATCACAGCATACTCTG GCCGACCATCTGGTCGGGAAGACTCAGCCTCTGCTGCGTCAGGAGCCTCAGATGGAGACTGAGGTTCTGgatgaggtggtcctgcagcCAGAGAACCACAACCAGGAGCAGAAACAAAGCCATAAGCGGGACCAGAAGCACGGGCTGGAGGACATGGACACCTGCATG aTGACTCCTAAATCCAAGAGGAAGAGTATCCTGGTCCGGATGCTGCGTCCCGTCTCTGTGGCGTTCG AGATGGAGTTTGACCTGGACAAGGCTCTGGAGGAGGTCCCCATCCACGTCGAGgaccctcctctgcttcctcctcctcctcctcagccgtCGGACAGAGCGTCGGCCTACTATGGAgacctcccccctccccctacTCCTCTGGATACCAAGCCCGTCTGTTTGGGCGAGCTGCCGCCGGTGGAGCACGTGCCGCTGGAGCATCGCACCAAATTCCGCCCGAAACCCAAGAAGAGGACCAAACCCAGCCGGATGCCT CGGGACACCACCCGCAGCTTGGCGCCACAAGAGGCGGAGCAGAACAGCATCATGGGAAAGCTGGACGAGGGTCTGGAGGACTTCTTCTCCAAAAAAGTCATCAAACTCAGCTTCAA ACTTCCCTCTGTGAGAGGTTTGTCCTCCAGCACGCAGGAAGCAGCAGATAAGAAACGTGATTCCAGGAAGAGCGGTTTCTTTAACCTGATCAAATCCCGGACGTCCCGCTCGGAGAAGAGCCATGGAGCTGCCTCCATCACTCCACCCagccctgcctcctcctccgccgctccaccctcctcctctgtcagcccGGTGACTGAGGAGACGACACAGATAAGCCCCACTCTGCCCATGAAGAGCCCTGGCACGGTGGCAGAGCCCCAGCAGGAGCTCCACAAGGCTCCATCCTTGGACCACACAGATCCTGAGGTGGAGGCTCCTCCGCCCGCCGCTGAACCTGCagaggatgagaaggaggaggagaatgtggagaagaaggagaaccCCCTCATTCCTCGTCACATTGGTGTTCCTGTGATGGGCATGGACCTGCTGGCTGAGATGAAGGCCAGACAGGAGAGAATGGCTGTAAGGAAG TCTGAGTCACCACCCGTGCTGGAGAAGGTGGAGGGCGACAAAG CCAAACCAGACGTCCATCCCGCCGTCCCAGCGGACGCTGATGAGTCCAGACCAGAGCCGGCTCCCCGCTCAAAACCACCCGGCGTCAACCCCAAACCGCCCCCGCCCCAGGCCACCAAGCCCCCGCTGGGGCCCCGCACCTCTGGTCCTCTCAGTCCTGCCAGTCCAACCAGTCCCCGGCCGAGCAGCACCTACGTCACAG ACGACTCTGCTGAGGCTCCTGCAGGAAACTCGTCTGCCAAAGGACCACTTCCCGCTCCACGCCTGAAGAGGGCGCcgtcagagcaggagagagagatcaccagcagcagccccgCAGGACCCCAGACTCCACAGGACG TTGAGTTTCCAGCGGACGGCGATGCGTTCGAGCCGCCCGGCGCCGCGGTTGAACCCGGCGATGGCGGCCGGCAGTGGTCGTCTCTGAAGAGCTCGAGCAGTCCTGCTGCGGCGAGGGAGGACGACCGAGAGCGAGCCAAGTCGCTGCCCGCCTACG tgaGTCCTCCATCTCTGGCAGATACAGATCTCAGTCCAGCTGAGGAGGACGATCCGTCTCCGGGCGCTGATGTCAAGTCTGACAGCAGATCAGAGGACGAGTCTGGAGACGCTCCTTCAGTCTGA